The following coding sequences lie in one Sporomusaceae bacterium FL31 genomic window:
- a CDS encoding histidinol-phosphatase, with protein sequence MLNQKITVELHVHTCFSPDSLMSLQQLADTCKSKSIDCIAITDHNTIRGAVAFKNNFPDIRVIIGEEISTAEGEIIGYFIQQAIKPGLSVAATIAAIKEQGGLVCVPHPFDRRRSGVLKLTALLHNLEQIDMIERFNGRNLNDTANHAAFSFAKAHHKATSVGADAHTYQELGCCRMLMDDFSDPGDFLNKLMASQSVTKQLPVWKNILYSGLPLIKRAVMPFLCSRCLACPEAYFNHQAARSQGQTKQI encoded by the coding sequence ATGCTGAATCAGAAAATTACTGTGGAATTGCATGTGCATACTTGCTTTTCACCAGACTCCTTAATGTCGCTGCAGCAATTGGCAGATACTTGTAAGAGCAAAAGCATCGACTGTATTGCTATTACTGACCATAATACAATTCGCGGAGCGGTGGCCTTTAAAAATAACTTTCCTGACATTAGAGTGATTATCGGTGAAGAAATCAGCACTGCTGAGGGAGAAATTATCGGCTACTTTATCCAACAAGCCATCAAGCCAGGTTTGTCGGTGGCTGCAACCATTGCTGCCATTAAAGAGCAAGGTGGACTGGTTTGCGTACCCCATCCGTTTGACCGGCGCAGGTCCGGGGTGCTAAAGCTAACCGCATTACTGCACAACCTTGAGCAGATCGACATGATTGAACGGTTTAATGGCCGAAATTTAAATGATACCGCCAACCATGCAGCTTTTAGTTTTGCTAAGGCTCATCACAAAGCGACGAGTGTGGGGGCGGACGCTCACACGTATCAAGAACTTGGGTGCTGCAGGATGCTTATGGATGACTTTAGTGATCCAGGCGATTTTTTAAATAAACTGATGGCAAGCCAGTCGGTAACAAAACAATTACCTGTTTGGAAGAATATCCTGTATTCGGGTCTTCCCCTGATAAAGCGGGCAGTGATGCCATTCCTTTGTTCTCGTTGCCTTGCCTGTCCTGAAGCTTACTTCAATCATCAAGCTGCAAGGTCTCAGGGGCAAACTAAACAGATATAA
- the cotJB gene encoding spore coat protein CotJB: MNCENQVRMLKNLQEMEFVAIELNLYLDTHPCDTDALNDYNCAVERIRELKKEYEAEFGPLLNFGMGGFSKEPWQWAMGPWPWEL, encoded by the coding sequence GTGAACTGTGAGAACCAAGTAAGAATGCTGAAGAATCTTCAGGAAATGGAATTTGTGGCCATTGAACTTAACCTTTATCTGGATACTCATCCATGCGATACAGATGCCTTGAATGATTATAACTGTGCGGTTGAAAGAATTAGAGAACTGAAAAAGGAATACGAAGCCGAGTTTGGCCCGCTGCTTAATTTTGGCATGGGCGGTTTCTCGAAAGAACCATGGCAATGGGCAATGGGCCCCTGGCCATGGGAACTGTAG
- a CDS encoding metal-dependent phosphohydrolase yields MMEKIFEVINSRAHQGWLMIDQNYKVVYANQSMCQWLAQEQVSFIGKSLLDALYKGKRRSLSGHFHGPLIETIAVGRELTKKECCLSVCGQHKWFLANTYLIPDQAGKVEYALGDYVIIDKYKLLEEKLDNINLSIIRSFADAIGARDSYTKEHSECVAELMLGLAQYMQLEQYNVGRVYLSGLVHDIGKIGIPEHILNKPGRLTNEEFAIIQEHPNIGASILDNINGFEDIANAVRCHHERYDGTGYPNRLSGETIPLFSRMLAVCDTFDAMTSARCYRQPFSEQEAVEEIKRCSGSQFDPDISEAFIEMLYYRDNIGELDF; encoded by the coding sequence ATGATGGAAAAAATCTTCGAGGTGATAAATTCACGCGCCCATCAAGGGTGGCTAATGATTGATCAAAATTATAAGGTTGTTTATGCAAATCAGTCTATGTGTCAATGGCTTGCGCAAGAGCAGGTTAGCTTTATTGGGAAGTCATTGCTTGATGCACTGTACAAAGGAAAAAGACGGAGCCTGTCAGGTCATTTTCACGGGCCGCTGATTGAAACAATTGCAGTCGGCCGCGAATTGACCAAGAAAGAATGTTGTTTATCAGTATGTGGGCAACATAAATGGTTTTTGGCCAATACTTATCTTATTCCTGATCAAGCTGGCAAAGTGGAATATGCCCTCGGTGATTATGTCATCATAGATAAATACAAGCTGCTTGAAGAAAAACTGGATAATATCAATTTGAGTATCATCCGGTCATTTGCCGATGCCATTGGCGCGCGCGATTCTTATACCAAGGAGCATAGTGAATGCGTTGCCGAGCTCATGCTGGGCTTAGCCCAGTATATGCAATTGGAACAATATAATGTCGGGCGGGTATACTTATCAGGTTTGGTTCATGATATTGGAAAAATTGGCATACCCGAACATATCCTCAATAAGCCCGGCCGTCTTACTAATGAAGAGTTCGCCATTATTCAGGAGCATCCGAATATTGGCGCCAGTATCCTAGATAATATTAATGGATTTGAAGATATTGCCAATGCCGTTCGCTGTCACCATGAACGCTATGATGGCACGGGCTATCCCAATCGGCTAAGTGGTGAAACCATTCCTTTATTCAGCCGTATGCTGGCCGTTTGTGATACTTTTGACGCGATGACTAGCGCCCGCTGTTATCGTCAGCCTTTCAGTGAGCAGGAAGCTGTTGAGGAAATTAAACGGTGTTCGGGGTCCCAATTTGATCCGGACATTAGTGAAGCCTTTATCGAGATGCTGTATTATCGCGATAATATCGGCGAATTGGATTTTTAA
- a CDS encoding N-acetylmuramoyl-L-alanine amidase, with the protein MKITINGGHYPGLDPGAVGATGLQEAIVVQAMMNSVAGYLRVVGYDVLEVQKNELYEITDASNRFGADLFISIHCNAAASTAARGTETYCYQWGSEGAVLAQCIQSQIIRSLNTVDRGIKTANFQVLRETDCPAVLVETAFISNAEDEKLLADAVKRDDFARAIARGITDYVAQLK; encoded by the coding sequence ATGAAAATTACCATTAATGGCGGGCATTATCCAGGTCTGGATCCGGGTGCTGTAGGAGCCACTGGCCTGCAGGAAGCCATTGTTGTTCAAGCGATGATGAACAGTGTGGCTGGCTATTTAAGAGTTGTTGGCTATGATGTTCTTGAGGTACAAAAGAATGAACTATATGAGATTACAGACGCCTCTAATCGTTTTGGTGCCGATCTTTTTATTTCGATTCATTGCAATGCGGCAGCAAGCACTGCAGCCCGGGGAACAGAGACTTACTGCTATCAGTGGGGCAGCGAAGGGGCGGTGTTAGCGCAATGCATTCAGTCGCAAATTATCCGCAGTTTAAATACTGTCGACCGAGGCATCAAAACAGCCAATTTCCAAGTACTGCGAGAAACAGATTGTCCGGCTGTCCTGGTTGAAACGGCCTTTATCTCTAATGCGGAGGATGAAAAGCTGCTTGCGGATGCAGTGAAGCGGGATGATTTTGCCAGAGCCATTGCCAGAGGAATCACTGATTATGTTGCCCAGTTAAAGTAA
- a CDS encoding PspC family transcriptional regulator, with protein sequence MLGLIRIGAYLLSGFTVWQFFDGGATNSLPLAKHLALDSSHGMIFGVCAGVSQYTGVDVSLIRFVWSLSCLYRGIGIVLYILAFIIMPAYG encoded by the coding sequence ATGCTGGGGCTTATCCGCATCGGAGCATACCTGCTTAGCGGATTTACGGTTTGGCAATTTTTTGATGGGGGCGCAACAAACAGTTTGCCGCTGGCAAAACATTTAGCGCTTGATTCCAGCCATGGAATGATCTTTGGTGTATGTGCGGGGGTTAGCCAATATACGGGCGTTGATGTAAGCTTAATCCGGTTTGTCTGGTCGTTGTCATGTCTCTATCGGGGCATCGGTATTGTCTTATATATCTTGGCGTTTATCATTATGCCAGCGTATGGTTGA
- the metX gene encoding homoserine O-acetyltransferase yields MSKSTTCFHGFKWRQQHKWAQVAGAHHPLVLLHGGILHDVTVAYETYGRLSEQRDNVILVTHALTGDSHVAPHHEQDEPGWWDALIGPGRPLDTDRFYIICSNVLGGCQGTTGPSSLNPTTRLPYGSTFPQITVRDMVRVQKRLLHQLGIHHLVMVVGGSMGGMQALEWAVTYPEFMDGVAAIAAPGYGSAQAIAYSQVARQAVMLDPAWNNGDYYQSEGPRQGLAVARALGMITYQSEPSMAAKFGRKARNGHYEVENYLDYQGDKLFQRFDANSFLCLQRALDLYDLGEGYSSYKTALARIEARVLVVGVNSDILYPAYQQAELTKNLRQVGVRAEYAELDSPHGHDGFLLDFHLLRPILNNFLNTVAPTRQPWGRSFFRASRLAYFGACLAPEA; encoded by the coding sequence ATGTCCAAATCGACAACCTGTTTTCATGGGTTTAAATGGCGCCAGCAGCACAAGTGGGCTCAGGTTGCCGGGGCACACCATCCTCTAGTCTTATTGCATGGAGGTATTCTCCATGATGTTACGGTTGCCTATGAAACTTATGGCCGATTATCAGAACAGCGCGATAATGTGATCTTAGTGACGCACGCTTTAACTGGCGACAGTCACGTAGCGCCGCATCATGAGCAGGATGAGCCGGGCTGGTGGGATGCCTTAATTGGCCCTGGACGGCCGCTTGACACCGACCGGTTTTATATTATCTGTTCGAACGTGCTGGGCGGCTGCCAAGGGACTACAGGGCCTTCATCACTCAATCCAACCACTAGGCTTCCTTATGGGAGCACTTTTCCACAGATTACTGTGCGTGATATGGTGCGGGTGCAAAAGCGCCTGCTGCATCAATTAGGCATACACCATTTGGTGATGGTGGTTGGTGGCTCGATGGGCGGAATGCAGGCCTTAGAATGGGCGGTGACTTATCCGGAGTTTATGGATGGTGTGGCGGCCATTGCTGCGCCAGGCTATGGTTCGGCGCAGGCTATTGCCTATAGTCAGGTTGCCCGGCAGGCCGTCATGCTTGACCCAGCTTGGAACAATGGTGACTATTATCAGTCTGAAGGCCCCAGGCAAGGGCTTGCAGTTGCCCGTGCGTTAGGGATGATTACATACCAAAGCGAGCCTTCCATGGCTGCCAAATTTGGGCGGAAGGCCCGTAACGGTCACTATGAGGTTGAAAATTATCTTGATTATCAAGGCGATAAGCTATTTCAGCGCTTTGATGCCAATTCTTTTTTGTGTTTGCAGCGGGCGTTGGATTTATATGATTTAGGCGAAGGGTATAGCTCTTATAAGACCGCGTTAGCGAGAATTGAAGCCCGGGTTTTGGTTGTAGGTGTCAACTCGGATATTCTCTATCCTGCCTACCAGCAGGCTGAATTAACCAAAAACCTGCGTCAGGTTGGTGTGAGGGCAGAATATGCCGAATTGGACAGTCCCCATGGACATGATGGTTTTCTGCTTGACTTTCATTTGCTGCGTCCTATCTTGAATAATTTTCTCAACACGGTAGCGCCAACCAGACAGCCGTGGGGAAGATCGTTTTTTCGTGCTTCGCGACTGGCCTATTTTGGAGCTTGCCTGGCGCCTGAGGCTTAA
- a CDS encoding muramidase, whose translation MMPEDFLDWLAPTAQRICRQYGLPASVCIAQGALESGWGEAIIGKYNLFGRKWSGSGRFIEVSTQEYYGGTYQTIVAKFQDYDSLEEAVTDWCLLVTEEGVYSPCLRIKDDLVEFVETLGAVYATDPHYADKIISTIKANHLRGYDE comes from the coding sequence ATGATGCCAGAAGATTTCTTAGATTGGCTTGCTCCGACAGCTCAGCGCATTTGTCGCCAATATGGATTGCCAGCCAGTGTATGTATTGCGCAAGGGGCATTAGAGAGTGGCTGGGGTGAAGCCATCATTGGGAAATACAATCTATTTGGGCGGAAATGGAGCGGCAGCGGCCGTTTTATTGAGGTATCAACCCAAGAGTATTATGGCGGCACTTATCAGACTATTGTCGCTAAATTTCAGGATTATGACTCACTGGAAGAAGCTGTTACCGATTGGTGTTTGTTAGTGACCGAAGAAGGCGTCTATTCACCTTGCCTAAGAATTAAAGATGACTTAGTCGAGTTTGTAGAAACCCTCGGTGCTGTTTATGCAACCGACCCTCATTATGCGGATAAAATTATTTCGACCATTAAGGCCAATCATTTACGCGGGTATGATGAATAG
- a CDS encoding AsnC family transcriptional regulator produces the protein MDDIDVKILKLLQKNARMTISDLSADIGMSMPAISERLKKLEASGVIEQYCAILNPRLLNKQLMALMFISLENPRFSDCFAEFVKQETEIQECYYIAGDFDYSLKIITTNTLSLEQLLNRIKTQPGVQKTKTTVVLSVVTDSPSVTPD, from the coding sequence ATGGATGATATCGATGTAAAAATATTAAAATTACTGCAAAAAAACGCTCGCATGACAATATCCGATCTCAGCGCTGACATTGGCATGTCCATGCCGGCAATTAGTGAACGACTTAAGAAACTTGAAGCTTCCGGGGTCATTGAGCAATATTGCGCCATCCTAAACCCCCGTCTTCTCAATAAACAACTCATGGCATTAATGTTTATCAGCCTGGAAAATCCGCGCTTTAGCGACTGCTTTGCTGAGTTTGTAAAGCAGGAAACCGAAATTCAGGAATGTTATTATATCGCCGGTGACTTTGACTACTCGTTAAAAATTATCACCACCAATACATTATCCCTCGAGCAGCTTCTCAATCGTATTAAAACTCAACCTGGCGTTCAAAAAACAAAAACAACCGTGGTGCTGTCGGTTGTGACTGATAGTCCGTCGGTTACCCCTGACTAA
- the trmB gene encoding tRNA (guanine-N(7)-)-methyltransferase: MRLRKKPWVTEAIKEYHDIVLENPGSEKCGQWAAIFGREAPLHVELGTGKGRFISELAARHPDINFIGIEAQQDVLYYAAQKVRERELTNVRLLVFDINNIHEIFAEGEVSRFYINFCDPWPKARHAKRRLTHTGFLEKYRNLLAKGGQLFFKTDNRPLFDFSLEQFEQSHLIAANVTYDLHNSGLADNIMTEYEAKFSSLGVKINRCEVIFP; the protein is encoded by the coding sequence ATGCGTTTAAGAAAAAAACCATGGGTCACTGAGGCTATCAAGGAATATCATGATATTGTATTGGAGAACCCAGGCAGTGAGAAGTGCGGACAATGGGCTGCGATCTTTGGACGCGAGGCACCGCTCCATGTTGAATTAGGGACTGGTAAAGGCCGGTTTATCAGCGAATTGGCAGCACGGCATCCTGATATTAACTTTATCGGAATTGAAGCCCAGCAGGACGTTTTGTATTATGCAGCCCAAAAGGTTCGGGAACGTGAGCTAACCAATGTACGTTTGTTGGTATTTGATATTAATAACATTCACGAAATTTTTGCCGAAGGTGAAGTCAGTCGTTTTTATATCAATTTCTGTGATCCTTGGCCTAAAGCACGCCATGCCAAACGGCGGCTTACTCACACCGGTTTCCTGGAAAAGTATCGTAATTTGCTAGCTAAGGGCGGACAATTATTTTTTAAAACCGATAATCGGCCCTTGTTCGATTTCTCGTTAGAACAATTTGAGCAAAGTCATCTGATCGCGGCTAATGTCACGTATGATTTGCATAATAGTGGCTTAGCTGACAACATTATGACCGAATACGAGGCAAAGTTCAGTTCTCTTGGCGTGAAAATTAATCGTTGTGAAGTAATTTTTCCATAA
- a CDS encoding cell division protein FtsW — protein MLKSKLWVSSTEAVLTIMLLLFIIGTVNIFSASFVLAGQLLNDSYFFLKRHLLSFAIGFIAMLIVIRIDYRKIKHLVLPLTILTIALLIAVKFVGVEANGARRWLNIGFQFQPSELAKLMALILAAAYLGPKIDRNRKVTLLSIPIWLIGLVGFLVLRQPDMGTASIIVGLGIILYIIAGLPRIQLYSLCGLSALGAIYLTYAAAYRAERISAWLNPWDFQDSTGYQTVQSLLAIGSGGFFGSGLGMGASKFYYLPEAHTDFAFAVLCQEMGFAGALAVLVLLGGLACYGGQIARQAPDGFGKMLAIGATILVAGQGLANIAMVSGMLPVIGVPLPFISFGGTSLIINMVSIGLLINIGRKGAKGLSPQLQRPTKPSAEARRKLRLVKPGANT, from the coding sequence ATGTTAAAATCGAAGTTATGGGTAAGTAGTACGGAAGCTGTTTTAACTATTATGCTGCTGCTTTTTATTATTGGTACAGTCAATATTTTTAGCGCTAGCTTTGTTTTAGCTGGTCAGCTTTTAAATGACAGTTATTTTTTCCTTAAACGGCATCTATTAAGCTTTGCGATTGGGTTTATTGCTATGTTGATTGTCATTCGGATTGATTATCGTAAAATTAAGCATTTGGTATTGCCGTTAACGATTTTGACGATTGCATTATTAATTGCTGTAAAGTTCGTTGGCGTTGAAGCCAATGGCGCAAGAAGATGGCTCAATATTGGGTTTCAATTTCAGCCTTCTGAGTTGGCAAAACTCATGGCTCTGATTCTGGCTGCTGCTTATCTGGGACCTAAGATTGACCGCAATCGTAAGGTTACACTGCTGTCCATACCTATTTGGCTCATTGGTCTGGTTGGCTTTCTGGTATTAAGGCAGCCCGATATGGGGACGGCTTCCATTATTGTAGGGCTGGGGATCATCCTTTATATTATTGCTGGTCTGCCGCGAATCCAGCTTTACTCTTTATGCGGGTTGAGTGCACTGGGGGCTATTTATCTTACTTATGCGGCTGCCTATCGGGCAGAACGAATTTCGGCATGGCTCAATCCCTGGGATTTTCAAGACTCTACAGGCTATCAGACCGTTCAATCTTTATTAGCGATTGGCTCTGGCGGATTTTTTGGTTCTGGGTTAGGGATGGGAGCCAGCAAGTTCTATTATTTGCCGGAGGCGCACACGGATTTTGCTTTTGCGGTGCTTTGTCAGGAAATGGGATTTGCAGGAGCGCTTGCCGTGCTGGTTTTATTAGGTGGACTGGCTTGTTATGGCGGGCAGATTGCCCGTCAGGCACCAGATGGCTTTGGTAAGATGTTAGCTATTGGGGCAACCATTTTAGTGGCAGGCCAGGGTTTAGCCAATATTGCTATGGTATCTGGAATGCTGCCAGTCATTGGGGTGCCTCTACCCTTTATCAGTTTTGGCGGAACTTCTTTGATTATTAATATGGTTAGTATTGGCCTGTTGATTAACATTGGCCGCAAGGGTGCGAAAGGATTGTCTCCACAGTTGCAGCGGCCAACAAAACCATCTGCTGAAGCCAGAAGAAAACTTAGATTAGTTAAACCCGGTGCAAATACCTAG